In a genomic window of Besnoitia besnoiti strain Bb-Ger1 chromosome Unknown contig00030, whole genome shotgun sequence:
- a CDS encoding cytochrome b (encoded by transcript BESB_050870): MPTSSIMLSKSKEVWRQFVPYLPYYLIGLIFLQTAFGLIELSHPDNSIPVNRFVTPLHIVPEWYFLAYYAVLKVIPSKTGGLLVFMSSLINLALLSEIRALNTRMLIRQHFMTRNVVSGWVIIWVYSMIFLIIIGSAIPQATYILYGRLATIVYLTTGLVLCLY, from the exons atgcctacaagctctataatgctaagcaaatctaaag aagtctggagacagtttgttccctatctaccatattatctaattggtttaattttcttacaaacggcttttggtttgattgaattatcgcacccagataactccataccagtgaaccggtttgtaactccgcttcatatcgtacctgaatggtactttttagcatattatgcggtgttaaaagtaatcccatccaaaaccggtggtttgttagtatttatgtcctctctcattaacttagctcttttatctgaaattcgagctttgaatactcgaatgttgatacgacaacattttatgactcgaaatgtagtcagtggatgggtaattatttgggtatacagtatgatcttcttgattattattggtagtgctattccacaagcgacttatatcttatatggtagattagctactatcgtatatcttactaccggattggttctatgcttatactaa